A genomic segment from Rhizoctonia solani chromosome 11, complete sequence encodes:
- a CDS encoding Transposon Ty3-I Gag-Pol polyprotein — protein MGLLTPLDPARELWECVQIDFVGPLPKSENLNGKWDMLCVIIDQATSMARLVPMKQTYKARDMAEVIFDNIYKLHGIPQAIVSDWDKLFDSQFWRELCRLTRTELRMSSGYHPETNGLTEQSHKTSFQIIRQAIEGKQNEWVKHIPSVEYAMNLARSEATGYSPFFLNYGQYPTGSRWDTDSLYPGVRKFLVRQREALAAAHDAIIDTHRGIHPVFHASLLRIHVPNDDNRFPARAGNPTVSLTDAPKEWAVRAILQHAGKGKETQYEVLWANQSRTWEDYRNIKHLVALDEYLKLQGVDSVLNLPWTAEYGIEEQEFGNELKENDIKTTESKVQVNSIAFNNILDNIIHCRNMSCTNTSVKQQSVYLFTAGKLVDCGVYCANLFCVSHGSLDTAGSEPPKYQEFRSMLHTIREQGSNTITPSNPAVKMLTTLMNELAIALGQAKQVAQQKGVPANETTQRYPVRPRHQGQPIQRAYIQARPPINAPKGPKAHRNPLINRIGARVSPYKRHRTRGGARRREWREKWRNEKAKEQGKENRDTKGDGEEKQTNAYRKSTEETSGPSSGHGNNKVDGGVTGTVPNIPERENYTCPIHANKTKEVINNKDWDWDRFANSEAD, from the exons ATGGGATTACTGACCCCGTTAGACCCAGCAAGAGAGCTGTGGGAATGCGTACAAATAGACTTCGTCGGACCGCTGCCCAAGTCAGAGAACCTAAACGGGAAATGGGACATGCTATGCGTAATCATAGACCAAGCAACGTCCATGGCACGATTAGTACCAATGAAACAAACGTATAAGGCCCGAGACATGGCAGAAGTAATATTTGACAATATCTATAAATTACACGGGATACCACAAGCCATAGTATCAGATTGGGACAAACTATTCGACTCCCAATTCTGGAGGGAATTATGTCGACTCACAAGAACCGAACTAAGAATGAGCTCCGGATACCATCCGGAGACCAACGGCCTAACTGAACAAAGCCATAAAACTTCGTTCCAGATCATCAGGCAGGCAATAGAAGGAAAACAGAATGAATGGGTAAAGCACATACCAAGCGTCGAGTACGCGATGAACTTGGCAAGGTCTGAAGCCACGGGATACAGCCCGTTCTTCCTGAACTACGGCCAATACCCCACTGGTTCACGTTGGGACACAGATAGCTTGTACCCAGGAGTACGGAAGTTCTTAGTCCGGCAAAGAGAAGCATTAGCAGCCGCACACGACGCCATAATAGACACAC ATAGGGGCATACACCCCGTGTTCCACGCGTCGCTGCTGCGCATTCACGTACCGAATGATGATAACAGGTTCCCTGCAAGGGCGGGAAACCCAACAGTATCCTTAACGGATGCACCTAAAGAATGGGCAGTACGAGCAATACTGCAGCACgcaggaaaaggaaaagaaaccCAATATGAAGTGCTGTGGGCAAACCAAAGCAGAACTTGGGAAGATTATCGCAACATCAAGCATTTAGTTGCGTTAGACGAATACCTCAAACTGCAAGGGGTCGATAGCGTCCTAAACTTACCATGGACAGCTGAATACGGAATAGAGGAACAGGAGTTCGGAAATGAGCTCAAGGAGAATGATATAAAAACAACTGAAAGCAAGGTACAAGTCAACAGCATTGCATTCAATAACATACTAGACAATATCATACACTGTCGCAATATGTCTTGTACCAATACCTCCGTCAAACAACAAAGCGTTTATTTGTTCACTGCTGGCAAGCTTGTCGATTGCGGCGTATATTGCGCCAACCTATTTTGTGTCAGCCATGGATCCCTGGATACTGCGGGCAGCGAACCGCCAAAGTACCAGGAGTTTAGATCAATGCTACACACAATTCGGGAACAGGGGAGTAACACAATTACACCCTCAAACCCTGCAGTCAAGATGCTTACAACGTTGATGAACGAGCTAGCAATAGCGTTAGGGCAAGCAAAGCAAGTCGCTCAACAGAAAGGGGTGCCGGCAAATGAAACAACTCAGAGATACCCAGTCCGTCCCCGGCACCAAGGGCAACCAATACaacgcgcatatatacaagcGCGCCCACCTATCAACGCTCCTAAGGGGCCAAAAGCCCACAGGAACCCCCTCATCAATAGAATTG gGGCGCGCGTCAGCCCGTACAAAAGGCACAGGACGCGGGGAGGAGCTAGGAGGAGAGAATGGAGAGAAAAGTGGAGGAATGAGAAAGCAAAGGAACAAGGAAAGGAGAATAGAGACACAAAAGGAGACGGAGAGGAGAAACAGACCAATGCTTACAGAAAAAGCACTGAAGAAACTTCAGGTCCAAGTAGTGGACACGGTAATAACAAGGTGGATGGAGGGGTTACCGGCACCGTTCCCAACATTCCCGAAAGGGAGAACTATACTTGTCCCATACATGCCAACAAAACCAAAGAAGTCATCAACAACAAAGACTGGGACTGGGACCGATTCGCTAACTCAGAAGCCGATTGA